The sequence ATTTTAGACATCAATTGCTTTGGGTTCCTAAATTGGATATATCTAATGGAAAAAAAGAAGTAACATTTTACACATCTGATGTAGCTGGGGATTATGAGTTGGTTCTAGAAGGGTTTACGTCAACTGGAAAGCCGGTATCCGTCAAAAAGAAAATTGTGGTTAGATAGGATTAAATACATTGCGCATCTTATCTAATATGATTTTTCTTTTAAACCTATATGCTCGTAAAAGTTTATGGCAGTGCGGTTTTTGGTGTTGAAGCTACAACAATAACCGTAGAAGTAAATGTGAACAAAGGAATAGGTTACCACTTGGTAGGCCTTCCAGATAATGCTATAAAAGAAAGTAATTATCGTATTGCGGCAGCACTTCAAAACAATGGTTATAAAATCCCTGGGAAGAAAGTCACCATCAATATGGCTCCGGCCGATTTACGAAAGGAAGGTTCTGCCTATGACCTAACTTTGGCCTTGGGAATACTTGCAGCTTCCAATCAAATACAGTCCAAGGATATAGATAAGTATTTAATTATGGGCGAATTGTCATTAGATGGCGGGCTACAGCCTATAAGAGGCGCATTGCCTATTGCCATAAAAGCGCAAGAGGATGGTTTTAAAGGATTTATACTGCCAAAGGAAAATGCAAAAGAAGCTGCCATTGTTGGGGATTTAGAAGTTTATGGGGTTGAAAACATTATAGAGGTAATAGATTATTTTGATACTGATAAACCTATAGAGCAAACCAAGGTAAATACAAGAGAAGAGTTTTTTAAGTGTTTAAACTTTCCAGAATTCGATTTTTCAGATGTAAAGGGACAAGAAAGTATAAAACGTTGTATGGAAATTGCTGCAGCGGGAGGGCACAACATTATTTTAATTGGACCACCAGGAGCAGGAAAGACCATGTTGGCCAAACGATTGCCATCTATCCTGCCACCAATGACCTTATATGAAGCATTGGAAACCACAAAAATTCATAGTGTAGTTGGTAAAGTGAAGAACATGGGATTAATGAGTCAACGCCCTTTTAGAAACCCACATCATACCATTAGCAGCGCTGCTTTAGTGGGAGGGGGAAGTTATCCTCAACCTGGAGAAATTTCTTTATCTCACAATGGCGTTTTGTTTTTGGATGAACTTCCGGAGTTTGAACGGCGTGTGTTGGAGGTGATGCGGCAACCCATGGAGGATAGGGAAGTAACCATTGCAAGAGCAAAATTTACGGTAACCTATCCCAGTAGTTTTATGTTGGTTGCTAGCATGAATCCCAGTCCTAGCGGATATTTTAATGACCCTAATGCTCCTGTAACCTCATCACCAATGGAGATGCAGCGATATTTGGGTAAAATTTCAGGTCCTTTATTGGACAGGATCGATATTCATATTGAAGTCACTCCAGTACCTTTTGAAAAGTTATCGGATGAAAGAAAAGGGGAGAGTAGTGTTGAAATTCGAAAAAGAGTAATAGTTGCACGGGATGTTCAAACGAAAAGATTTTCCAATTTAGAACAGGTGCATTACAATGCACAAATGAATACCAAACAGATCAGGGAGTTTTGCGTTTTGGACAAGGCTTCCAAAGAATTGCTCAAAAACGCTATGGAGCGATTGAATCTTTCAGCCAGAGCGTATGACAGAATTCTAAAAGTAGCAAGAACAATAGCTGATTTAGAGAATACCGAGAATATATTGGTTAATCATATATCAGAAGCAATTCAATACCGAAGTCTAGATAGGGAAGGGTGGTTGGGGTAGATAGAACTATGCCATCACCTTCTTCAATGCTTGAATAAAAACCTCCATTTCCTGCATGGTTCCAGTACTTATCCGAGCCCAATTGTACATGGGAGGGAAAGGCCTTCCTATAAGTACATTTTCCTTTTTCATGGCAGCATTAATTTCGTGGATATCTCTACCTGTTTTAAAAAACACAAAATTAGTATGTGATGGCATGTATTCTAGGCCCATTTCTGAAAAACGGCTGTATAAATAGTTTTTAGCCTCAGTATTTTTTAACAAGCTAAACTTATAGAAATCATCATCTTTCAGTGCCATTTTAGCAGCTTCAATGGCCAATATATTTGTGTTGGCCATTACACTGGATTTTAATCTATCCGCAATGTCAGGCCTTGCAACAAGATAACCAATGCGAAGTCCGGCCATACCATAAACTTTAGAAAAAGTTTTGGAAACAATAATATTACGTCCTTTTTTAACCAATTCCACCATGGAAGGGTAGTCGGGTTCTGTAATGAAATCATAGTAGGCCTCATCACTAAATATCATGGCTTTGTTGTCCATTGATGTACAAAAATCCGATAACTCAGATTTGTTCAACAAAGTACCAGTAGGATTATTGGGGTTACAGATAAAAATAAGGCCAGTTCTATTATTAACCCTTTTGGCCATTGCTTCAAGATCATGCTCCATATTCGCATTTACGGGTACTCTATGTACATGTGCTCCAAAATTCTCTGCATATCTCAACATGGCTTGAAAGGTAGGATCAGCTGCAATGATTTCTCTACCACCAAGACCATATGTAAGTCCTGTTGCATGGAGTCCTTCTGTAGAACCTCCAGTGACAACAATATGATTTTTGGGCACACCTTCTTTTTCTGCAATCATTTCAACCAGTTCTGACAATGCCTTAAAGGGGTAACGACATGCTACATCAAAAGCTTGGGTAATAGCTGTCCTAACCTCTTTGGAAGGTCCAAAGGGATTTTCATTGGAATTTAGTTTTACTACACCATCTACCTTAAAAGGCCTTGCCTCAAAATCTCTAGCGATAGTGTCTAATGGCCCTAAAAGAGCAAAACCACTTGATAATCCTACGATCTTAAGCCAATGTCTTCTATCTATATTTTTCATATCCAACGAATTATGGTCAAAAAGGTACAAAAAATAAATAATTGGCAGCCCTTACAGCAATATCGAATAATAAGAAAATTAGGCTTAATTAAAGGAGGTGGATAGCGTGATACTCATGTTTTTTTAAGATATGACGAAGCTCCACTTCATGCTAAAACAAACACTCTTGAACAAGCTTTTAAGTGACATTATACCAAAATGGCTGGAACTAGGTATCGTAAGTTTAGTATTACAGATAAAAGAGAGTAGCATTGTAAATATTTTTTAAGTATTTCATTCTCAATTTCTTAAGTAAACTATAAAATTGACTCTAAAACATCAAAAATTAAGTTAATTCTTTCATTTTCTGTACTTTAAGAACAGCTTTACTCTACTTTTGCACCCGTTTTCTGAAAAAGAGTATAATATGCAATGTGTGGAATTGAACCCCGTAGGAAATTTTGATCCATGGGAACAGGATAAGATAGATGAATTACTGCACCAAGAGATAACCCATTCACTTGGGGAACGATTGGTGTTTGAAAATGAAAGTGTAAAACTTTGGGATTTACATCTTGACCCAGGAGCGCGCATACCGTTTAGAAACCATAATGCCAATTATAGTTGGGTTTGTACCACGGGAGGTCTAGCATTAACACGTCATGGAAATGGTAAAATAAACATGGTTAAACTAGACCCAGGAGATACAGAGTATTGGGAATTCAAGGGTAAAAAATACGTCAATGATTTAGAAAACATTGGCGAGGAGCCCATTATCATCAATATTTTGGAATACAAGGAAAACAATGTGGGGAAACAACTTCTATTTTCCGATTAAATTGCTTTTATGTTTGCCTTTAAACCGGTCACTATCCCTAAGATATTCTCTACCGTATCTTCTAAATAGTATTTTATTGCTAAATGCGGAATTCTTACTGTTGTAAATCCATTCTTAAAAGAGTGCATAGCTTCTTCTAAGTCATTTATTGCCTGTTCGTGGGTAATCATGTTATAATCATTGTCAATTTCAATGTTAAGTTTTACCCTAGATATTGCAATATCCACAGATTTTTTTCCATCCCACCATTCTAACATAGGATTGGCGCCAGCAACTTTTAGTGCGTAAAAAAGTTGAATGGCCTCAACAGAGGTATTATTATCTAGAATGATTTTTTTAATTAGTCGGGTATGTCTCTCACAGAGTTCAACGCCTAAAGAACCCATGGATTCTTTATGCTGTTGATACCCGATAGCTTTATCACAGTCCTTACACTTCATGAGTATCGGTCAAGTTTAGGTCAATTATTTGATTTGGGACTATTATAACTTTGACATTTTCATATTCGTATAAAAAATCGATGTAAAGCATCCCATTTTTAGATGAAATGCATTTTTTTGGATGAAATGCACTGTTTGGGATAAAACCCTTTAATTTGAAGAACGGAAAACAACAAGGAATATGTTTAAGAAAATAGGGCCAGGGGTATTAGTTGCAGCAGCTTTTGTTGGGCCTGGTACAATAACCGTATGCACTTTAGCAGGAGTTCGGTTTGGCTATACGCTTATTTGGGCAGTATTATTGTCCATTTTAGCTACAATAATACTTCAAGAAATGGCCGGTAGGATAGGGGTAGTGTCGCAGAATGGTCTTGTGGATGTTATTAAAGATGAATTGAAAATTAAATGGATAAAAAATACAATAATTGGGATTGTTTTAGGAGCTATACTTGTTGGCAATGCGGCATATGAAGCTGGAAACATAGGCGGAGCTACGTTAGGACTGGAAGGTCTATTTGGACAGGGGTTTGCTTCTTTTTATCCGCTTTTAATTGGCGGTTTTGCATTTCTTCTTTTATGGTTCAGTAGCTATAAAACATTGGAAAAAGTCTTTGTTGGCCTTGTCGGTATTATGGGAGTTAGTTTTGTGGTCAGTGCAATTTTAACCGGACCTTCTGTATTCGAAATTTTAAAGGGTATGTTTATTCCAGGATTGCCAGAAGGGAGTTTGCTAACAGTAATTGCATTGGTTGGTACTACTGTAGTACCTTATAATCTGTTTTTACATGCATCCTTGGCTAAGGAAAAGTGGAAATCTAAAAGCGAGCTCAAGGCTGTAAAATGGGATACCATAATTTCAATTGCATTAGGAGGGTTAGTGTCCGTTGCAATACTCATTACTGCTTCAGCGGCTCCACTACAAGATGTTACCAATGTTATGGATATGGCAAAAGGTCTTGAGCCTTTGTTTGGGAAATCAGCTATTTACTTTATGGGTATTGGTCTTTTAGCTGCAGGAATTACCTCTGCAATAACCGCTCCGCTGGCTGCCGCTTTTGTGGCAAGTAGTTGTTTTGGCTGGGATGGAGGGATGAAAAACAAAAAATTCAAGTTAATATGGTCCGTAGTATTGTTTTTCGGTGTTTTTTTCTTGTCGTTTGATATAAAACCAATTCAGGTGATACAATTTGCCCAAGTAGCCAATGGAATCTTACTTCCCGTAATGGCCATGCTCTTGCTATGGATTGTAAACAAGAAAACTGTTATGGGGGTCCATAAGAATTCGCTCCTTCAAAATGTATTGGGATTTGTAATAGTTGGATTCGCTATTTTCTTGGGAGTAAAAAGCATACTGAAAGTAATTGGCTTGTTCTAGATGAAAAATTGGACCATTAACATTAACTGTGATGTAGGCGAGGGAGTAGGTAATGAAGCAGAACTACTGCCTTTAATTTGTACATGCAACATAGCTTGTGGAGGACATGCGGGTGATTTATCAAGTATGATGGAGGTAGTTAAGTTGGCAAGAAATTGCGATGTAAAAGTAGGAGCTCATCCCTCGTACCCAGATAGAACCAATTTTGGTAGGGAAGTGATGACGATTTCAGATTCAGAATTAAGAGAAAGTATATTAAACCAATTAAGAACATTTGAAGGAGTCCTTAAAAAAGAAACAGTACAACTTCATCATATTAAAGCCCATGGCGCTTTGTACAATGAGACCGCAAAGAATGATAAACTTGCTGAACTCTATCTGAATGCAATAAAGGAATATAGAAGTAAAGTCTATCTATATGTTCCATATGGGTCAATCATAGCAAGTATTGCAGCGGAAAAAGGGTTTAAATTGATGTATGAAGCTTTTGGGGATAGAAATTATAACAAGGACTTAAGTCTAGTATCAAGAAAACTTGATGATGCTCTTATCCAAGAACCAGAAAAAGTGTTACAGCACATTCTACCAATCATAAAAGAAGGAAACGTAAAAGTATCTACAGGTGAAAAAATAAAGATAAAAGCAGATACAATATGCATTCATGGAGATACCCCTTCAGCATTGAAAATATTGATGTATCTTTCTCAAGAATTACCCACATATAGGGTAGCGTTACAAAGGTGAAAAGTTACCCCATTAACATCAAACCGTATGGCCAGAGAGCAGTTCTTGTAGAATGGCCCAATAATGTGGATGAGTCCATATTAGAAGAGATCCTTCAATTAGTTGATTGTTTTAAAACGTTGAATTTGCCCGACTGGGAAATGTCCGCTGCATACAATTCATTAACATTGATTAATTCTAAAAAGGACATTGATTTCGAAACTATTGAAAAGCTAATTTTGGAATGCTATTCAAATCGAAAAGATTCTAAAATCAAAAATGAACGATTTTTATGGAGGATTCCCGTATGTTATGATTCCGAGTTCGGAATTGATATGGAAGAAGTCTCCAAAACACTGAAATTGTCCATTGAAGAACTCGTAGAACTTCATACCTCAAACAAATACACAGTTTATGGAATAGGTTTTTTACCTGGGTTTATGTATTTAGGAGGTTTGCCTACAGCATTGGAAATTCCAAGACGAAAAGAACCAAGGTTATGCGTTTCTAAAGGATCCGTAGGTCTGGCAAGTAAACAAACGGGTATTTATCCTCAGGATTCACCTGGAGGTTGGAACATTATTGGAAGTTGTCCAATTCCCATCTTTAACCCTAAACTGGAAAAGCCCTGTTTTGTTAATGTCGGAGATAAGATACAGTTCTATAAGATATCAAGAGCAGAATACGATTTGCGTAAGATTGAAGGCGAAGTTGGCATATACAAACCTGAAAAAATCTCTTTAAATGCTTAAGGTTTTAAAATCAGGATTTTTTACTAGTATACAAGACTTGGGAAGGCTTGGCTATAGAGATATAGGAGTTCCTATTTCTGGTGCAATGGATAGCCATTCGGTAAAGAAAGCGAATTTACTCTTGGACAATGAAGCAGACGCTGCGGTTATGGAGATTACGATGACGGGGCCTACCGTATTATTTGAATCCCCAACCTATATCTGTTTGTCGGGAGCATATTTGTCTCCTACATTAAATAATGAACCCATTGAAAACTATCAAGTCATTAAAGTTCTAAAAGGCGATATTCTTTCCTATGGTAAACTAGAGAATGGGTTTAGAAGTTATTTGGCTATAAAGGGAGGCTTTAGAACGACTAAAGTTTTAGGGAGTCGTTCCCAATATTTTCCAGTAACAAAAGGCAGATGCCTTAAAGACAGAAATGAAATTGATTATGAAGAAACGATTTCTTTTAACCCCATAATTTCAGAAATTAAAATGGAGAACCATTTTGATCTGGATTATTTGGAAGTTTATAAAGGGCCAGAATTCTCTATGTTATCAGACAACCAATTGGCTTCTCTTTTTTCAAAACCTTTTTCTGTATCGAAAGAAAATAACAGAATGGCATACCAACTTTCTGAACTTATTGAGGGCCATAAAAATTCTATGCTTACCTCTGGAACAATACCGGGAACCGTCCAGTTTACACCAGCTGGTAGATTAATCATTTTAATGAAAGATGGTCAAACAACAGGGGGATACCCTAGAATACTGCAGCTATCAGAAGCTTCCATAAATGTATTGGCACAAAAAAAGTTTGGAGATACTTTTTCCTTTAAACTTGTATAAAGCCTAGAGTTGTTTGTAAACTTCTTCAAATGGAATCCTAAAACGAGGGCCGTATACTCCTTTTTCATCGCGAACCCCGCAACCTATGACCATGTTTATTTCGGAACCTCGCGGTAAGTCTAATGCACGTTTAACCAATAAAGTGTCACTACCTTCCATTGGGCAAGTATCATAACCATTGGCAGCCATACTGATCATAAAATTTTGAGCAGCCAACCCCGCACTTTTATGTGCTACTATGCGCATATCAGACGCTCTAACTTGGCGGTAGGTGGGTTTGAAAAAACCTGCAACTTGAAAAATGAAATATTTCAACCATCCAAAAATCCCCAAAAAATCAAAATAAACAGAGGGAATAAGTTTTTTATAGTATGCCAGTGCAAACTTTTCTCTACGGGTGTATTCTTCTTTAGGCTTCTTTTCATAAGCTAATTCAAGAAAATCAAGATTGGCCTTTGCTCTTTTACGCCATAAATCTTTTCGAGTTACTACAACAATCATTTGTTGTGCAGTTTTAGCGGCATTTTGACCCAAACATGCCTTGGTCAATTTGTTTAAAACATCTTTTTTGGTAATATGATAAAATTCCCAAAGCTGCATATTGCTGCTGGTCGGCGCTAAAACGGCGTTTTCAATACATTGTCGCACCACATTGGCATCTAATTCAACATCACTTTTAAAAATTCGCACAGAACGTCTATGTTGTATAGCTTGGGTAACTGTTTTTTCCATATGGTTAAAGATACCCAAATGTAGTTTCAATTAAATATTTTTTGTATCATTGAATTGTGAAAACAAAAGATTTAATTAATAACGTGGTCATTATTATTCCAAACATGGAATGATACAGCTATGCTATTAATTTAAAAAGCCTGTATCAAAAACGATACAGGCTTTTTTTATGCGGTCAATAAAACTAAATGGATATAGGATTTTAAATCAGTATAACTAACTGAAAGACAATTGAATATGTAAATTTTTTTTTAAATGAATTTAGAACACCTTTAACTGTTAAAATTATTGAGTTTTTGAAACATCTATCTTTGATTATAAGAGTAAATTCAACAAAAAACCGGATTCGAAAGAAATATATTAATGGAATTGAATAAGTATAGTAAAAATGTTACCCAAGACCCAACACAACCTGCAGCGCAGGCTATGTTGCATGCCATAGGATTAACGGAAGAAGATTTAAAAAAACCGTTGGTAGGCATAGGAAGTACGGGCTATGAAGGCAATCCTTGCAACATGCACTTAAATGAGTTGTCTACTTATGTTAAAGAAGGTACGCAACAAGGGAATCTAGTGGGCCTAATTTTTAATACCATTGGTGTTAGTGATGGTATTTCCATGGGAACTTACGGTATGCGCTATTCACTTCCATCTAGAGATATTATTGCCGATTCTATGGAGACGGT is a genomic window of Flagellimonas sp. CMM7 containing:
- a CDS encoding YifB family Mg chelatase-like AAA ATPase, with translation MLVKVYGSAVFGVEATTITVEVNVNKGIGYHLVGLPDNAIKESNYRIAAALQNNGYKIPGKKVTINMAPADLRKEGSAYDLTLALGILAASNQIQSKDIDKYLIMGELSLDGGLQPIRGALPIAIKAQEDGFKGFILPKENAKEAAIVGDLEVYGVENIIEVIDYFDTDKPIEQTKVNTREEFFKCLNFPEFDFSDVKGQESIKRCMEIAAAGGHNIILIGPPGAGKTMLAKRLPSILPPMTLYEALETTKIHSVVGKVKNMGLMSQRPFRNPHHTISSAALVGGGSYPQPGEISLSHNGVLFLDELPEFERRVLEVMRQPMEDREVTIARAKFTVTYPSSFMLVASMNPSPSGYFNDPNAPVTSSPMEMQRYLGKISGPLLDRIDIHIEVTPVPFEKLSDERKGESSVEIRKRVIVARDVQTKRFSNLEQVHYNAQMNTKQIREFCVLDKASKELLKNAMERLNLSARAYDRILKVARTIADLENTENILVNHISEAIQYRSLDREGWLG
- a CDS encoding histidinol-phosphate transaminase encodes the protein MKNIDRRHWLKIVGLSSGFALLGPLDTIARDFEARPFKVDGVVKLNSNENPFGPSKEVRTAITQAFDVACRYPFKALSELVEMIAEKEGVPKNHIVVTGGSTEGLHATGLTYGLGGREIIAADPTFQAMLRYAENFGAHVHRVPVNANMEHDLEAMAKRVNNRTGLIFICNPNNPTGTLLNKSELSDFCTSMDNKAMIFSDEAYYDFITEPDYPSMVELVKKGRNIIVSKTFSKVYGMAGLRIGYLVARPDIADRLKSSVMANTNILAIEAAKMALKDDDFYKFSLLKNTEAKNYLYSRFSEMGLEYMPSHTNFVFFKTGRDIHEINAAMKKENVLIGRPFPPMYNWARISTGTMQEMEVFIQALKKVMA
- a CDS encoding Nramp family divalent metal transporter, producing the protein MFKKIGPGVLVAAAFVGPGTITVCTLAGVRFGYTLIWAVLLSILATIILQEMAGRIGVVSQNGLVDVIKDELKIKWIKNTIIGIVLGAILVGNAAYEAGNIGGATLGLEGLFGQGFASFYPLLIGGFAFLLLWFSSYKTLEKVFVGLVGIMGVSFVVSAILTGPSVFEILKGMFIPGLPEGSLLTVIALVGTTVVPYNLFLHASLAKEKWKSKSELKAVKWDTIISIALGGLVSVAILITASAAPLQDVTNVMDMAKGLEPLFGKSAIYFMGIGLLAAGITSAITAPLAAAFVASSCFGWDGGMKNKKFKLIWSVVLFFGVFFLSFDIKPIQVIQFAQVANGILLPVMAMLLLWIVNKKTVMGVHKNSLLQNVLGFVIVGFAIFLGVKSILKVIGLF
- the pxpA gene encoding 5-oxoprolinase subunit PxpA, with product MKNWTININCDVGEGVGNEAELLPLICTCNIACGGHAGDLSSMMEVVKLARNCDVKVGAHPSYPDRTNFGREVMTISDSELRESILNQLRTFEGVLKKETVQLHHIKAHGALYNETAKNDKLAELYLNAIKEYRSKVYLYVPYGSIIASIAAEKGFKLMYEAFGDRNYNKDLSLVSRKLDDALIQEPEKVLQHILPIIKEGNVKVSTGEKIKIKADTICIHGDTPSALKILMYLSQELPTYRVALQR
- the pxpB gene encoding 5-oxoprolinase subunit PxpB, producing the protein MKSYPINIKPYGQRAVLVEWPNNVDESILEEILQLVDCFKTLNLPDWEMSAAYNSLTLINSKKDIDFETIEKLILECYSNRKDSKIKNERFLWRIPVCYDSEFGIDMEEVSKTLKLSIEELVELHTSNKYTVYGIGFLPGFMYLGGLPTALEIPRRKEPRLCVSKGSVGLASKQTGIYPQDSPGGWNIIGSCPIPIFNPKLEKPCFVNVGDKIQFYKISRAEYDLRKIEGEVGIYKPEKISLNA
- a CDS encoding biotin-dependent carboxyltransferase family protein, which gives rise to MLKVLKSGFFTSIQDLGRLGYRDIGVPISGAMDSHSVKKANLLLDNEADAAVMEITMTGPTVLFESPTYICLSGAYLSPTLNNEPIENYQVIKVLKGDILSYGKLENGFRSYLAIKGGFRTTKVLGSRSQYFPVTKGRCLKDRNEIDYEETISFNPIISEIKMENHFDLDYLEVYKGPEFSMLSDNQLASLFSKPFSVSKENNRMAYQLSELIEGHKNSMLTSGTIPGTVQFTPAGRLIILMKDGQTTGGYPRILQLSEASINVLAQKKFGDTFSFKLV
- a CDS encoding nitroreductase family protein → MKLHLGIFNHMEKTVTQAIQHRRSVRIFKSDVELDANVVRQCIENAVLAPTSSNMQLWEFYHITKKDVLNKLTKACLGQNAAKTAQQMIVVVTRKDLWRKRAKANLDFLELAYEKKPKEEYTRREKFALAYYKKLIPSVYFDFLGIFGWLKYFIFQVAGFFKPTYRQVRASDMRIVAHKSAGLAAQNFMISMAANGYDTCPMEGSDTLLVKRALDLPRGSEINMVIGCGVRDEKGVYGPRFRIPFEEVYKQL